A single genomic interval of Psychroserpens sp. NJDZ02 harbors:
- a CDS encoding glutamine synthetase beta-grasp domain-containing protein, which produces MSKSKLEYIWLDGYFPTQNMRSKTKVENDFSGKLEDCPVWSFDGSSTKQASGGASDCLLKPVAIYPDPARRDGYLVMTEVLNADGTPHVSNGRATIEDEDNDFWFGFEQEYFIMDTKTQKPLGFPIGGYPAPQGMYYCSVGGLHTHGRALVEEHADLCIDAGLNFEGINQEVASGQWEYQLFAQGAKKAGDEIWVSRYLLDRLTEQYGYYIEYHPKPLGKDMDWNGSGMHANFSNTVLRTCGSQETYEKICEAFRPVVKEHIAVYGEFNDQRLTGDHETASIHDFSYGISDRGASIRIPIITVEKGWKGWLEDRRPASNGDPYKIAGRIIKTVKSANIS; this is translated from the coding sequence ATGAGTAAATCTAAATTAGAATATATCTGGCTGGATGGGTATTTCCCAACACAAAACATGAGAAGTAAAACTAAAGTTGAAAATGATTTTAGTGGAAAATTAGAAGACTGCCCGGTTTGGTCTTTTGACGGTTCTTCTACAAAACAAGCTTCAGGAGGTGCTTCTGACTGTTTATTAAAACCTGTTGCTATTTATCCAGATCCTGCAAGAAGAGATGGCTATTTAGTAATGACTGAGGTTTTAAATGCTGATGGTACACCACACGTATCTAACGGTAGAGCTACTATTGAAGATGAAGATAACGATTTCTGGTTTGGTTTTGAACAAGAGTATTTTATAATGGATACTAAAACACAAAAACCTTTAGGATTCCCAATTGGCGGATACCCTGCACCACAAGGGATGTACTACTGCTCAGTTGGTGGTTTACATACTCATGGTAGAGCATTAGTCGAAGAGCATGCTGATTTATGTATTGACGCTGGTTTAAATTTTGAAGGAATCAACCAAGAGGTTGCTTCTGGACAATGGGAATACCAATTATTTGCACAAGGTGCTAAAAAAGCAGGAGACGAAATTTGGGTATCAAGATACCTTTTAGATAGATTAACAGAACAATATGGTTATTATATAGAGTACCACCCAAAACCATTAGGAAAAGATATGGATTGGAATGGTTCTGGAATGCACGCTAATTTCTCTAACACTGTTTTAAGAACATGTGGATCTCAAGAAACATACGAGAAAATTTGTGAAGCATTTAGACCAGTAGTAAAAGAACACATTGCGGTTTACGGAGAGTTTAACGACCAACGTTTAACTGGTGATCACGAAACAGCATCTATCCACGACTTTAGTTATGGTATTTCTGATAGAGGAGCATCAATTCGTATTCCAATTATCACAGTAGAGAAAGGATGGAAAGGCTGGTTAGAAGACCGTCGTCCAGCATCTAATGGTGATCCATATAAAATAGCAGGTCGTATTATTAAGACAGTAAAATCTGCTAATATTAGCTAA